The following proteins come from a genomic window of Natrinema saccharevitans:
- a CDS encoding DUF7386 family protein encodes MTKRTSLKLTDQRQLKLERASEIVAEDDLDDPPMSVVIDAALENLIEHEQNLDDARGKYDPETIQAIANTSVIGLRYRSSIESRWR; translated from the coding sequence ATGACCAAACGAACCAGCCTCAAACTTACCGACCAACGACAGCTGAAACTCGAGCGCGCCAGTGAGATCGTAGCCGAAGACGACCTCGACGATCCGCCGATGTCCGTCGTCATCGACGCCGCCCTCGAGAATTTGATCGAACACGAGCAAAATCTCGACGACGCTCGAGGCAAGTATGATCCCGAAACGATTCAGGCGATCGCGAATACGTCGGTGATTGGACTTCGGTATCGGTCCTCTATCGAGAGCCGTTGGCGATAA
- a CDS encoding type IV pilin, whose product MDGKQIRNKLIGSDDQRAVSPVIGVILMVAITVILAAVIAAFVLDMGDPGNQTLTAQADITGDGSTTVGVEITGGGDDIDGIAFVDSSGTIEHVDDSLDKTGASNDYKAGSGEPLSKGTEYTVYVYEGDLSSGGSIDDAEASLEVGDVETGS is encoded by the coding sequence ATGGACGGAAAGCAAATCCGCAACAAGTTGATTGGATCGGATGACCAGCGCGCAGTGTCACCAGTCATAGGTGTCATACTTATGGTAGCTATTACCGTGATACTCGCAGCTGTGATCGCAGCCTTCGTGCTGGATATGGGTGACCCCGGAAATCAGACGCTAACCGCACAAGCAGACATAACCGGTGACGGATCAACTACGGTTGGTGTCGAAATTACTGGTGGAGGAGATGATATTGACGGTATTGCCTTTGTTGATTCCTCTGGTACCATTGAGCATGTAGACGACTCCTTAGATAAAACTGGAGCATCTAATGATTACAAGGCAGGAAGTGGTGAGCCACTTAGTAAGGGCACTGAATACACAGTGTATGTCTATGAAGGCGACCTGTCATCTGGTGGTTCAATTGATGACGCTGAAGCTAGTCTTGAGGTCGGGGATGTCGAAACGGGTAGTTAA
- a CDS encoding helix-turn-helix domain-containing protein yields the protein MTQADDRILETLADSDLILSPRVLSANIDYSRHYLSTRLGKLCDAGLVDRIDEGLYRITDRGHAYLEGKLEADEIEK from the coding sequence ATGACACAAGCCGACGATCGCATCCTCGAGACCCTTGCGGACAGCGATCTCATTCTTTCACCAAGGGTCCTCTCGGCTAATATCGACTACTCGAGACACTATCTGAGTACACGGCTCGGAAAACTCTGCGATGCAGGACTTGTCGATCGTATCGACGAGGGATTATACCGAATTACTGACCGCGGTCATGCGTATCTCGAGGGGAAACTTGAGGCAGATGAAATAGAAAAATAG
- a CDS encoding tyrosine-type recombinase/integrase yields MSDDLQPLSPEEGVDRFLRHHRPSVRDTSFRNAKHRLSVFLEWCDERDIENLNTLDGRELADFVDWRRADVAPITLQKQLSSVRQALRWWADIEAVDEGVAEKLHAPDLPDGAQSKDVFLDAQRAKTALEYFDRHHYGSRDHALIALLWRTGMRRSAAQSIDVDDLEPDDHAVRVEHRPETGTTLKNGDDGNRWVYLGPKWFAVLTAYRDNPDRPRVTDDHGRQPLFTTQQGTRPTGDTIYKWVVRALHPCTYGECPHDETPRSCDARGSDGHPAQCPSARSPHAIRRGAITHHLNQETTPEIVSERMDVSLEVLYEHYDARTEREKMEVRRENLP; encoded by the coding sequence GTGAGTGACGACCTGCAACCGCTTTCCCCGGAGGAAGGCGTCGATCGGTTCCTCCGTCATCACCGCCCCAGTGTCCGCGATACGTCGTTCCGGAACGCGAAACACCGGCTGTCGGTGTTTCTCGAGTGGTGCGACGAGCGGGACATCGAGAACCTGAACACGCTCGATGGGCGTGAACTCGCGGATTTTGTCGATTGGCGACGGGCCGATGTCGCGCCGATCACGCTTCAGAAACAGCTGAGTAGCGTCCGTCAGGCGCTCCGGTGGTGGGCCGATATCGAGGCCGTCGACGAAGGGGTCGCGGAGAAGCTCCACGCTCCGGACCTCCCCGACGGGGCACAGTCCAAGGACGTCTTTTTGGACGCCCAGCGAGCGAAGACCGCGCTCGAGTATTTCGATCGGCATCACTACGGCTCGCGAGATCACGCGCTGATCGCGCTACTCTGGCGGACGGGGATGCGTCGAAGCGCCGCGCAGTCGATCGACGTGGACGACCTCGAGCCGGACGACCACGCGGTCCGTGTGGAACACCGGCCGGAGACGGGAACGACGCTGAAGAACGGCGACGACGGGAACCGCTGGGTCTATCTCGGCCCGAAGTGGTTCGCCGTTCTGACCGCGTACCGGGATAACCCGGATCGACCGCGAGTTACCGACGATCACGGCCGTCAGCCGCTGTTTACGACCCAACAGGGGACGCGGCCGACGGGCGATACCATCTACAAGTGGGTCGTCCGGGCGCTGCACCCCTGCACGTACGGGGAGTGTCCGCACGACGAGACGCCGCGCTCGTGCGACGCTCGAGGGAGTGATGGTCATCCTGCACAGTGCCCGTCGGCGCGATCGCCCCACGCGATCCGCCGGGGAGCGATCACGCACCATCTCAACCAGGAGACGACGCCGGAGATCGTCAGCGAGCGGATGGACGTGTCGCTCGAGGTTCTGTACGAACACTACGACGCCCGTACCGAGCGCGAGAAGATGGAAGTCCGACGAGAGAACCTGCCGTAA
- a CDS encoding SWIM zinc finger family protein: MSTFQSPSDGGPLDFLTERDGETESWARADPREALIESFGRFGYKVTLRDGESVHYCALGIEDGEYIGRCDCKGWEYHDGPCAHLCTLRKADFLELIDVASTDGSPDDEHEMRHATNEALEGEPHDGAIERSRDYEREMEGRA, encoded by the coding sequence GTGAGTACCTTCCAGTCACCATCCGATGGTGGACCTCTCGACTTCTTGACTGAACGCGACGGCGAGACGGAGTCGTGGGCTCGAGCGGATCCACGCGAGGCGCTGATCGAATCGTTCGGACGGTTCGGCTACAAGGTGACGCTCAGAGACGGCGAGAGCGTCCACTACTGCGCGCTCGGGATCGAGGACGGCGAGTACATCGGGCGGTGCGACTGCAAGGGCTGGGAGTATCACGACGGTCCGTGTGCCCATCTCTGCACACTCCGCAAAGCCGACTTCCTCGAGCTGATCGACGTGGCGTCGACCGACGGCAGTCCCGACGACGAACACGAGATGCGACACGCGACCAACGAGGCGCTCGAGGGCGAACCCCACGACGGGGCGATCGAACGATCACGCGACTACGAGCGGGAGATGGAGGGTCGCGCATGA
- a CDS encoding ribbon-helix-helix domain-containing protein yields MGRMDHDPSSRVSFGCPDELLETLDEIADREDMNRSEKLRELVQKEVEAKGDLDAPQPVLPDDERLAEAYRILHERASAPHKDKRRVKLEMAKNKLYDNTTPKSAVLDEIIKPLESEGYVSVWAGNQHVWVIVPPMRYTDGEDTVEPGEKAVA; encoded by the coding sequence ATGGGACGGATGGATCACGACCCCTCGAGCCGCGTCTCGTTCGGCTGTCCCGACGAGTTGCTCGAGACGCTCGACGAGATCGCCGACCGCGAGGACATGAACCGAAGCGAGAAGCTTCGCGAGCTGGTCCAGAAAGAAGTCGAGGCGAAGGGGGATCTCGACGCGCCCCAGCCGGTCCTTCCCGACGACGAACGACTCGCCGAGGCGTACCGCATCCTCCACGAGCGGGCGTCGGCTCCGCACAAGGACAAGCGCCGCGTCAAACTCGAGATGGCCAAGAACAAGCTCTACGACAACACCACACCCAAGAGCGCCGTCCTCGACGAGATCATCAAGCCCCTCGAAAGTGAGGGATACGTCTCGGTGTGGGCGGGGAACCAGCACGTCTGGGTGATCGTCCCGCCGATGCGCTACACCGACGGTGAGGATACCGTCGAACCGGGCGAAAAAGCAGTCGCGTAA
- a CDS encoding phage tail protein, which produces MPGPAAALAAGEAADKAGDAAEPAAEAMSDVADNLGDAAKDSKGFNIAMVIGVAIVGYVVYRWMQMMRGPGQTADGIGDALGNIVGGTTNAAGGAGDAAAGVGGAVGDIWGGSTDAAGGIGGAIGDVWGGATDLADGASDFGGDVLGDTWDGVTDSADGVGDTIGDTFDGVTDAGGDLFGGLMGAGDDAADAGGDLVDGATDAGGNLVDGATDAGGNLVDGAGDAVGNLTGGLI; this is translated from the coding sequence ATGCCGGGACCTGCAGCGGCCCTGGCCGCCGGTGAAGCGGCCGACAAGGCCGGCGACGCTGCCGAGCCCGCCGCAGAGGCGATGAGCGATGTCGCCGACAATCTCGGCGACGCGGCCAAGGACAGCAAGGGCTTCAACATCGCGATGGTCATCGGTGTCGCGATCGTCGGCTACGTCGTCTATCGCTGGATGCAGATGATGCGCGGGCCCGGCCAGACCGCCGACGGGATCGGCGACGCGCTCGGCAACATAGTCGGCGGGACGACCAACGCTGCCGGTGGAGCTGGCGACGCCGCGGCCGGTGTCGGCGGCGCGGTCGGTGACATCTGGGGCGGCTCGACCGACGCGGCCGGCGGGATCGGCGGCGCGATCGGCGACGTGTGGGGCGGCGCGACCGACCTCGCGGACGGCGCGAGCGACTTCGGTGGCGATGTCCTTGGTGACACGTGGGACGGCGTGACCGATTCCGCGGACGGTGTCGGCGATACGATCGGCGACACCTTCGACGGCGTCACCGACGCCGGCGGCGACCTCTTCGGCGGTCTGATGGGTGCCGGTGACGACGCGGCCGACGCCGGCGGCGACCTCGTCGACGGCGCGACCGACGCTGGTGGGAACCTTGTCGACGGTGCGACCGATGCCGGCGGCAACCTCGTCGACGGTGCCGGCGACGCCGTGGGCAACCTCACCGGAGGGCTGATCTAG
- a CDS encoding ATP-binding protein, whose translation MNLAFGARTNWGKSYGLQAYTERNAPEYDRTVLVDYKDEYTGLVESGLLQRLPVRPGTENLSRAEWRQILEDNGNLQLGRDGMTDDAWRETIATVIEALAQLDERTFLGLDEAHRLAPQGKGYPDAFDTLATTWHGDGMGVGWVTQRFAKLDEDIASQCQASMLGGFGSGNDLDKVRGIVEYPADVHKADAETCPRTLPDDLLVDGEPLTLRRFSDDAGNTIGSEWIYSDDTTLQRIDSRDWTLESTHYGSDRVRIKHPFDD comes from the coding sequence ATGAACCTCGCGTTCGGTGCCCGCACGAACTGGGGGAAAAGCTACGGCCTACAGGCGTACACGGAGCGCAACGCGCCGGAGTACGACCGGACGGTTCTCGTCGACTACAAGGACGAGTACACCGGGCTGGTCGAGTCGGGACTCCTGCAGCGGCTCCCGGTCCGACCCGGCACGGAGAACCTGTCTCGGGCCGAGTGGCGGCAGATCCTTGAGGACAACGGGAACCTGCAGCTCGGTCGCGACGGGATGACCGACGACGCCTGGCGCGAGACGATCGCGACGGTGATCGAGGCGCTGGCCCAGCTGGACGAACGGACGTTCCTCGGGTTGGACGAGGCCCACCGGCTCGCGCCGCAAGGGAAGGGCTACCCGGACGCTTTCGACACGCTCGCGACGACGTGGCACGGCGACGGAATGGGCGTCGGGTGGGTCACTCAGCGGTTCGCGAAACTCGACGAAGACATCGCCTCACAGTGTCAGGCGTCGATGCTCGGCGGCTTCGGCTCCGGCAACGACCTCGACAAGGTCCGCGGCATCGTCGAGTACCCGGCCGACGTTCACAAGGCCGACGCCGAAACCTGCCCGCGGACGCTTCCCGACGATCTCCTCGTCGACGGCGAACCGCTCACGCTTCGCCGGTTCAGCGACGACGCGGGCAACACGATCGGTTCCGAGTGGATCTACTCGGACGATACAACGCTGCAGCGGATCGACTCGCGCGATTGGACGCTCGAGAGTACCCACTACGGGAGCGACCGGGTCCGGATCAAACACCCCTTCGACGACTAA
- a CDS encoding DUF3800 domain-containing protein translates to MDTKLLYLDESGDSGWLPDHGGNSTEPYLIYGGVVLSPAQNHLLKQELHDIINKYFSSPMDRPEEIHYADICHHNGPYSQLSNEESSDLRDDLFELILDIEPMLMGMVIDKYELKEEYGAYANPPKRLAFRAIADRFHKQLQSDDAVGMITMDASERSIDARLRELIYQAQDSGIKLDGASSKYDSTLPRIMDTVTVTPSEMSPGIQLADIVAYQIRHQYRYDNDSHGFQAIEHLFRDPDGYSLTEPAIFPD, encoded by the coding sequence ATGGATACAAAATTACTATATCTTGATGAGTCGGGGGACAGCGGTTGGCTACCTGATCACGGTGGGAATAGTACTGAGCCATATCTCATTTATGGCGGAGTCGTTCTGTCACCAGCACAGAATCACTTATTGAAGCAGGAACTGCATGACATCATAAACAAGTATTTTTCATCCCCTATGGATCGGCCTGAAGAAATACACTATGCCGATATCTGCCATCATAATGGGCCCTATAGCCAACTTTCTAATGAGGAATCCAGTGATCTTCGAGATGATCTCTTTGAATTAATCTTGGATATTGAGCCGATGCTGATGGGGATGGTGATAGATAAATATGAGCTAAAGGAAGAATATGGTGCTTATGCAAACCCCCCGAAAAGACTAGCATTTAGAGCAATTGCTGACCGATTTCATAAACAGCTCCAATCTGATGACGCAGTAGGAATGATTACGATGGATGCTTCCGAAAGGAGTATCGACGCTAGACTTCGAGAACTCATTTACCAAGCCCAAGATAGTGGTATCAAATTGGATGGAGCTAGCTCAAAATACGACTCAACTCTCCCTAGAATAATGGATACCGTGACCGTTACTCCATCAGAGATGAGTCCAGGCATTCAATTAGCAGATATTGTAGCTTACCAAATCCGCCATCAATATCGATATGATAATGACAGTCATGGCTTCCAAGCAATTGAACATTTGTTTCGGGACCCCGATGGTTACAGCCTTACGGAGCCCGCAATCTTCCCCGACTAA
- a CDS encoding GIY-YIG nuclease family protein, translated as MDEGNLYADDWMEINWSEWLSLDPTDDELTAISTDPGLYRVRHHDRDGLEYIGQTGRSTRGRVSALARNVYSEEMPFRDPHTAAPCLWAVRDRDGPAFEVSTATPSLATTDQDRKGLEEALIAIARREMDESPTANFGRIIPGYSQSGYRSDGYVGGPLEDGEIEPNTEPGRGPVPWKNVDDVTAPDWMGLEWSDPYRLEDRLEPDLPDAGVYRIWYESDAPPLAYIGETKAFTRRLREHENTFGSEALFSVAIPNGMDARHKRTEIETDLIGSHYLVTSQSPIAQFGN; from the coding sequence ATGGACGAGGGAAATCTGTATGCGGATGACTGGATGGAAATAAACTGGAGCGAATGGCTATCTCTTGATCCGACAGACGATGAGTTGACGGCGATCTCGACCGATCCGGGACTCTACCGCGTTCGCCATCATGACCGGGACGGCCTCGAGTACATTGGTCAAACCGGCCGGAGTACACGTGGACGGGTGAGCGCGCTGGCACGGAACGTCTACTCCGAAGAGATGCCGTTCCGTGATCCACACACAGCTGCACCATGTCTGTGGGCAGTTCGTGATCGAGACGGACCGGCGTTCGAAGTGTCGACCGCGACACCGTCGCTCGCTACTACCGATCAGGACCGGAAGGGCCTCGAGGAAGCACTCATCGCGATCGCCCGTCGTGAAATGGATGAGAGCCCGACCGCGAACTTCGGCCGGATCATTCCCGGCTACTCACAGTCGGGATACCGAAGTGATGGATACGTCGGTGGCCCGCTCGAAGACGGAGAAATTGAACCGAATACCGAACCCGGTCGTGGGCCGGTTCCCTGGAAGAACGTCGACGATGTGACCGCACCTGACTGGATGGGTCTCGAATGGAGTGATCCCTATCGGCTTGAAGATCGACTTGAGCCGGATCTACCCGACGCAGGTGTCTATCGGATTTGGTACGAAAGTGATGCGCCACCACTGGCGTATATCGGCGAGACGAAAGCATTCACACGGCGACTCCGAGAACACGAGAATACGTTCGGCAGTGAGGCGCTCTTTTCAGTCGCCATTCCAAACGGAATGGATGCAAGACACAAGCGGACCGAGATTGAGACTGATCTAATTGGTAGTCACTATCTCGTAACAAGTCAATCACCAATAGCGCAGTTTGGAAACTAA
- a CDS encoding tyrosine-type recombinase/integrase produces the protein MNLQQHENRDDMKVWLSQNEVEQLLEVADDTQQRIAFALGARCGLRSHEVLDVAPEDIVDTDAGTMLRVWHGKGDKFRETPVPRDLATTIRTVDDVRDAPTSSSLVEITSTRSLRRWVRSAADQLYDETGDAGWDHLGFHDLRRTWATALASDDVDPLLVCDWGGWNDLETFLEHYRGSYSPEAQQREREKVGWL, from the coding sequence ATGAATCTCCAACAGCACGAGAACCGCGACGACATGAAGGTCTGGCTCAGCCAGAACGAAGTAGAACAGTTGCTCGAGGTGGCCGACGATACCCAGCAGCGAATTGCATTCGCACTCGGAGCGCGATGCGGCCTCCGCTCACACGAAGTCCTCGACGTTGCGCCGGAGGATATCGTCGATACCGACGCCGGGACGATGCTCCGCGTCTGGCACGGGAAGGGCGACAAGTTCCGAGAGACGCCGGTCCCGCGAGATCTCGCGACGACGATCCGGACGGTCGACGACGTACGCGACGCACCGACCAGCTCGTCGCTCGTCGAGATCACCAGTACGCGGTCACTCCGGCGGTGGGTCCGATCGGCTGCCGACCAGCTGTACGACGAGACGGGAGACGCTGGGTGGGACCATCTCGGCTTCCACGATCTCCGCCGGACCTGGGCGACCGCGCTCGCCTCCGACGACGTTGATCCGCTACTGGTCTGTGACTGGGGCGGATGGAACGATCTCGAGACCTTCCTCGAGCATTATCGAGGAAGCTACAGCCCTGAAGCACAGCAGCGGGAGCGTGAGAAAGTTGGTTGGCTCTAA
- a CDS encoding winged helix-turn-helix transcriptional regulator produces MRKSGTWMTIWDDRILETLRKEGAKPVGELAEEEGLRISHSSVSRRCKKLAENGLLTPLGNGVYIITDRGEAYLDEEYDAENGVYLNGNGSRDGPTASETSES; encoded by the coding sequence ATGAGGAAGTCGGGAACGTGGATGACGATCTGGGACGATCGTATTCTCGAGACTCTACGAAAGGAAGGCGCAAAACCAGTCGGTGAACTTGCCGAAGAAGAGGGTCTCAGGATTTCTCATTCTTCTGTCTCACGACGCTGTAAGAAGCTCGCCGAAAACGGATTACTGACTCCGCTCGGAAATGGCGTATATATCATCACTGATCGAGGAGAGGCCTATCTTGATGAGGAGTACGACGCTGAAAACGGAGTCTACCTTAACGGAAACGGCTCGAGAGACGGCCCTACGGCGAGTGAAACCTCGGAATCGTGA
- a CDS encoding DUF7389 domain-containing protein has product MSEDDAISITTELTRGTSTDDRDKIRAEVSAETVDELDHKLERVRRQLEDWADEVRNIQPENSRSRRLADDQSELGEVEA; this is encoded by the coding sequence ATGAGCGAGGACGACGCGATCTCGATCACGACTGAACTCACGCGCGGTACGTCGACCGACGATCGCGACAAGATCCGCGCGGAGGTCAGCGCCGAGACCGTCGACGAACTCGATCACAAACTCGAGCGTGTTCGCCGGCAGCTCGAGGACTGGGCCGACGAGGTCCGGAACATCCAGCCGGAGAACTCTCGCAGTCGTCGGCTCGCTGACGATCAGTCTGAACTTGGGGAGGTCGAAGCATGA
- a CDS encoding DNA cytosine methyltransferase, with the protein MIGDSLSSAERTRVLNLYAGIGGNRKLWDDVEVTAVEIDDEVAAEYQRHYPKDDVVVADAHTFLKQHYDDGWDFIWASPPCQSHSRVSYAMWHSDKAHNRNRSPEYPDMRLYQEIVFLDRFFDGDWVVENVEPYYDELIPGQKVGRHLFWSNYHIPDFEEPARDFPFTSGNPSDREKLESWLGISTSKNIYLGTSNDPTQVLRNAVHPELGRHVFDSRTGTYEQQTLVAATDDGNARTPQSKSEHGGGQ; encoded by the coding sequence ATGATTGGTGACTCCTTGAGCAGTGCTGAACGTACACGCGTCCTAAATCTGTACGCAGGAATTGGTGGCAATCGAAAGCTCTGGGACGATGTTGAAGTGACGGCCGTCGAGATCGACGACGAAGTCGCTGCCGAGTATCAGCGCCACTACCCAAAGGATGACGTGGTCGTTGCGGACGCTCACACGTTCCTGAAACAGCACTACGACGACGGTTGGGATTTCATCTGGGCGAGTCCACCGTGTCAGAGTCATTCGAGAGTTAGCTACGCGATGTGGCACTCCGATAAGGCACATAATCGGAATAGGTCGCCTGAATACCCCGATATGCGGCTCTATCAGGAGATTGTGTTCTTAGATAGGTTCTTCGACGGGGATTGGGTCGTTGAGAACGTTGAGCCGTACTACGACGAATTGATCCCCGGACAGAAGGTCGGGAGACATCTCTTCTGGTCCAACTATCATATCCCGGATTTCGAGGAACCGGCGCGAGACTTCCCGTTTACAAGTGGGAATCCGTCTGACCGTGAAAAACTCGAGTCTTGGTTAGGGATCTCTACCTCCAAGAACATCTACCTCGGCACCTCAAACGATCCGACTCAGGTGCTGCGGAACGCAGTTCACCCTGAACTCGGGAGGCACGTCTTCGACTCGAGGACGGGTACCTACGAACAACAGACGCTAGTTGCAGCGACGGATGATGGGAACGCGCGAACGCCACAGTCGAAGTCTGAACATGGGGGTGGCCAATGA
- a CDS encoding tyrosine-type recombinase/integrase encodes MSDDLAPLSPEEGVERFLRHREPSVRESTLQNARTRLNYFLEWCDERDIDNLNDLSGRDIADFVAWRRGDIAAITLQKQLSSIRVALRWWADIEAVEEGLAEKVHAPELPDGAESKDVFLSADRAERALAYYNRHQYASREHALLELMWETGMRRSAVHSLDVDDLEPDEHAVRVEHRIDEGTKLKNGEAGERWVYLGPQTFQVLEDYVDNPDRNDVVDEYGRRPLFTTRKDTRPQPGTIYNWVMRALHPCSYAECPHDRTPESCDARGRNASLSKCPSSRSPHAVRRGAITHHLNNDTPPETVGERMDVSLDVLYRHYDARTDKEKMQVRRKHLNR; translated from the coding sequence ATGAGCGACGATCTCGCGCCGCTGTCACCCGAGGAAGGCGTCGAGCGATTCCTCCGTCATCGCGAGCCCAGCGTTCGGGAGTCGACGCTCCAGAACGCGCGGACGCGGCTCAACTACTTCCTCGAGTGGTGTGACGAGCGCGATATCGATAACCTGAACGACCTCTCTGGTCGCGACATCGCCGATTTCGTCGCGTGGCGACGCGGGGATATCGCCGCGATCACGCTACAGAAACAGCTCAGTAGCATTCGGGTCGCGCTCCGTTGGTGGGCCGATATCGAAGCCGTCGAGGAAGGGCTCGCTGAGAAGGTCCACGCGCCGGAGCTGCCGGACGGAGCCGAGTCGAAAGACGTGTTCCTCTCCGCGGATCGTGCGGAGCGGGCGCTGGCGTACTACAACCGGCACCAGTACGCGAGTCGCGAACACGCCTTGTTGGAACTCATGTGGGAGACAGGGATGCGCCGGAGCGCAGTTCACTCGCTCGACGTCGACGATCTCGAGCCAGACGAACACGCGGTTCGAGTCGAACACCGAATCGACGAGGGGACGAAACTCAAGAACGGCGAGGCCGGCGAGCGATGGGTCTATCTGGGCCCACAGACGTTCCAGGTCCTCGAGGACTACGTCGACAACCCCGACCGAAATGATGTGGTCGATGAGTACGGTCGCCGTCCGCTGTTCACGACTCGGAAAGATACCCGGCCGCAACCGGGCACGATCTACAACTGGGTCATGCGGGCGTTGCACCCCTGTTCCTACGCCGAGTGTCCACACGATCGGACGCCGGAGAGCTGCGATGCTCGAGGGCGCAATGCATCGCTCAGCAAGTGTCCGTCGTCACGATCGCCGCACGCAGTCCGACGCGGTGCGATCACGCACCACCTGAACAACGATACCCCACCTGAGACGGTGGGTGAGCGAATGGATGTCTCGCTCGATGTTCTGTATCGTCACTACGATGCACGAACTGACAAGGAGAAAATGCAGGTCCGACGCAAGCACCTAAATCGGTGA